Proteins encoded within one genomic window of Bacteroides sedimenti:
- the mraZ gene encoding division/cell wall cluster transcriptional repressor MraZ: protein MDRFLGNIEAKADAKGRLFLPALFRKQLQAASEERLIMRKDIFQDCLVLYPESVWNEELNELRERLNKWNPTHQQVFRQFVSDVEIITPDSNGRILIPKRYMQMAGITTDVRFIGVDNTIEIWAKTKADHPFMNPEEFSRELEKVMNKKVTNELKPPTE, encoded by the coding sequence ATGGATCGATTTTTGGGTAATATTGAAGCCAAAGCAGATGCGAAAGGTCGCCTTTTTCTTCCTGCTTTGTTCAGGAAACAGCTCCAGGCTGCCTCTGAAGAAAGGCTGATTATGCGCAAGGACATCTTTCAAGACTGTTTGGTTCTTTACCCCGAAAGCGTTTGGAATGAAGAACTTAACGAATTACGTGAACGCCTCAACAAATGGAACCCCACCCATCAACAAGTATTCAGGCAGTTTGTCTCCGATGTGGAAATCATCACGCCTGACAGCAATGGACGAATCCTTATCCCCAAAAGATATATGCAAATGGCAGGTATTACCACCGATGTACGTTTTATTGGGGTGGATAACACCATTGAAATCTGGGCGAAAACGAAAGCGGATCATCCGTTTATGAATCCCGAAGAGTTCAGCCGGGAACTGGAAAAAGTGATGAACAAAAAAGTTACAAACGAATTAAAACCACCAACAGAATGA
- a CDS encoding penicillin-binding protein, with the protein MSVNKKSILTRYFLVILLMGLIGVAIIVKAGIVMFAEREYWKDVAERFVKENVLVYPNRGNIISADGKLMASSLPEYKIYMDFKAGGEEKDSLFRDSLNIICEGLHKIFPEMSAAQFKAHLKKGRREGSRSYLIYPKRISYIQYKEVKRLPIFNMSKFKGGFHELAFNQRTKPFGSLATRTLGDVYPDTAQGAKNGLELAFDTILKGKVGITHRQKVMNKYLNITDIPPQDGMDLVTTIDVGMQDIAEKALVDKMKEINATVGVTVLMEVATGEVKAIVNMTKCKDGVYREIKNNAISDMMEPGSTFKTASIMVGLEDGVISPNDVVDATGGVKIMHGRPMRDHNWRKGGYQLLSVPKILMVSSNIGVSTLIDRAYFNKPEKFVQGLYKLGINADLHIPIKGAGKAYIRMPNKYNWSNTALAWMSIGYESQVPPINTLAFYNAIANNGVLVAPKFVKGVMKNGEMIQEFPTEVIKQSICSERTLKQIRAILQRVVSEGLAKPAGSKQFHVSGKTGTAQISQGTAGYKSGEMNYLVSFCGYFPSENPKYSCIVAIQKPGLPASGGLMAGSVFGKIAERIYSKQISTDLSQAVDSNSVVIPFVKSGEINETKYILDALKIQNRQQFTPVSWSRKVWGTAQQSASSVIMNERTSPKNFMPSVIGMGAKDAVYLLESRGLKVCLTGIGKINSQSIPQGTRIVKGQTVTIQLN; encoded by the coding sequence ATGTCTGTCAACAAAAAAAGCATATTGACCCGTTATTTTCTCGTCATCCTATTGATGGGACTGATTGGTGTTGCCATTATTGTAAAGGCAGGAATAGTGATGTTTGCCGAAAGAGAATACTGGAAAGATGTGGCCGAACGCTTTGTAAAAGAGAACGTATTGGTCTACCCTAACCGGGGAAACATCATTTCAGCCGATGGAAAATTGATGGCCAGCAGCTTGCCGGAATACAAAATCTACATGGATTTTAAAGCCGGAGGCGAGGAAAAAGACAGTCTGTTCAGAGATAGTCTTAATATTATCTGCGAAGGTTTACATAAGATATTTCCGGAGATGTCTGCTGCACAGTTCAAGGCACATCTCAAAAAAGGAAGAAGAGAGGGAAGCAGAAGCTATCTGATTTATCCAAAACGCATCTCGTACATCCAGTATAAAGAGGTGAAAAGATTGCCCATCTTCAACATGAGCAAATTCAAAGGTGGATTCCACGAATTAGCATTCAACCAACGCACAAAACCTTTCGGTTCATTGGCAACCCGCACATTGGGTGATGTTTATCCTGACACGGCACAAGGTGCAAAAAATGGGCTTGAGCTGGCATTTGATACCATTCTGAAAGGAAAGGTTGGTATCACTCACCGGCAGAAGGTTATGAACAAGTATCTTAATATTACAGATATTCCTCCGCAGGATGGTATGGATCTGGTAACCACCATTGACGTTGGAATGCAGGATATTGCAGAGAAGGCTTTGGTTGATAAGATGAAAGAGATTAACGCCACCGTAGGGGTTACCGTACTCATGGAAGTGGCAACCGGAGAGGTAAAGGCAATTGTAAACATGACCAAATGCAAAGATGGAGTTTACAGGGAAATTAAAAACAACGCCATTTCGGACATGATGGAACCAGGATCCACCTTCAAAACAGCTTCCATCATGGTGGGACTGGAAGATGGTGTTATCTCTCCAAATGATGTTGTGGATGCAACCGGAGGGGTGAAGATTATGCACGGACGTCCCATGAGAGACCATAACTGGAGAAAAGGAGGATATCAGCTTCTTTCTGTTCCCAAAATATTGATGGTTTCTTCAAATATTGGTGTATCGACTCTGATTGACAGAGCATACTTCAATAAACCGGAGAAGTTTGTGCAAGGGCTCTACAAACTTGGCATCAATGCCGACCTCCATATACCTATTAAAGGAGCAGGAAAAGCATATATCCGTATGCCGAACAAGTACAACTGGTCTAATACGGCATTAGCATGGATGTCTATCGGTTACGAATCACAGGTCCCTCCAATCAACACGCTGGCATTTTATAACGCAATAGCCAACAACGGTGTGCTTGTTGCTCCCAAGTTCGTGAAGGGTGTTATGAAAAATGGTGAAATGATTCAGGAATTCCCAACAGAGGTCATAAAACAATCTATCTGTTCTGAACGTACACTAAAACAAATCAGAGCGATCCTGCAAAGGGTAGTTAGCGAGGGACTGGCAAAACCAGCCGGTTCCAAACAGTTCCATGTTTCAGGAAAAACAGGTACAGCGCAAATTTCTCAAGGTACTGCGGGATATAAATCGGGTGAAATGAACTACTTAGTCAGCTTCTGCGGCTATTTTCCTTCAGAAAATCCGAAATATAGCTGCATCGTAGCCATACAGAAACCCGGTTTGCCGGCATCAGGGGGGCTCATGGCAGGAAGTGTTTTCGGAAAGATCGCGGAAAGAATTTATTCGAAACAGATTAGTACAGATCTATCACAGGCCGTTGATTCAAACTCTGTGGTAATTCCTTTTGTAAAATCGGGGGAAATCAATGAGACCAAATATATACTTGATGCATTAAAGATACAAAACCGGCAACAGTTTACTCCGGTTTCCTGGAGCAGGAAAGTCTGGGGAACGGCTCAGCAGAGTGCCAGTTCGGTAATTATGAATGAAAGGACATCTCCCAAAAACTTTATGCCAAGTGTTATAGGGATGGGAGCCAAAGATGCTGTATATTTGTTGGAAAGCAGAGGGTTGAAAGTATGCCTTACCGGAATTGGAAAGATCAACTCGCAAAGCATTCCGCAAGGAACAAGAATAGTTAAAGGACAAACAGTAACCATACAATTGAATTAA
- the rsmH gene encoding 16S rRNA (cytosine(1402)-N(4))-methyltransferase RsmH has protein sequence MNEEITYHVPVLLKESVDGMNIKPEGTYVDVTFGGGGHSKEILNRLGKNGKLLGFDQDEDAEKNIVNDKRFIFVRSNFRYLHNFLRYHEIEGVDSILADLGVSSHHFDDSERGFSFRFSGKLDMRMNKRAGITAAEMVNTYEEERLANIFYLYGELKNSRKLASVIMKARAEKKIETIDDFLAIIKPLFGREREKKELAKVFQALRIEVNQEMEALKEMLLAATDALKPGGRLVVITYHSLEDRIVKNIMKTGNVEGKQEQDFFGNLNTPFRLVNNKVIVPNEEEIARNPRSRSAKLRIAEKK, from the coding sequence ATGAACGAAGAGATAACATACCATGTACCGGTACTCCTGAAAGAGAGTGTTGACGGGATGAATATCAAGCCTGAAGGGACTTATGTGGACGTAACCTTTGGTGGTGGCGGACATTCAAAAGAAATTTTGAACCGGTTAGGAAAAAATGGTAAGTTACTGGGATTTGACCAGGACGAAGATGCGGAAAAAAATATCGTGAACGACAAGCGCTTTATTTTTGTCCGGAGCAACTTTCGATACCTGCACAACTTCCTTCGCTATCACGAAATTGAAGGCGTAGATTCTATCCTTGCCGACCTGGGGGTATCCTCTCATCACTTCGATGACAGCGAAAGAGGTTTTTCATTCCGCTTTTCGGGAAAACTGGACATGCGAATGAATAAACGCGCAGGTATTACAGCAGCCGAGATGGTAAACACCTACGAGGAAGAGAGACTGGCTAATATTTTCTATCTTTATGGAGAACTAAAAAACAGCCGTAAACTGGCCTCTGTAATTATGAAGGCACGAGCCGAAAAGAAAATTGAAACCATTGACGACTTCCTGGCAATAATCAAACCTCTTTTTGGACGGGAAAGAGAAAAAAAAGAGCTTGCAAAGGTATTCCAGGCACTACGAATAGAGGTGAATCAAGAGATGGAAGCACTAAAGGAGATGTTACTGGCTGCTACAGATGCATTAAAACCCGGTGGACGATTGGTAGTGATTACTTATCATTCGTTGGAAGACCGGATAGTGAAAAATATAATGAAAACCGGCAATGTGGAAGGTAAACAAGAGCAAGACTTCTTTGGAAATCTCAATACTCCTTTTAGGTTGGTCAACAACAAGGTAATCGTCCCCAATGAAGAGGAAATAGCCCGTAACCCACGCTCAAGAAGTGCCAAATTGAGAATTGCAGAAAAGAAATAA
- the mraY gene encoding phospho-N-acetylmuramoyl-pentapeptide-transferase yields the protein MLYYLFEYLHKYGFPGAGVFGYISFRALMALILSLLISTIYGNKFIDALKRKQISETQRDASIDPFNVGKVGVPSMGGVIIIVAILVPCLLLGRLGNVYMLLMLVTTIWLGTLGFLDDYIKIFKKDKEGLHGKFKIIGQVGLGLIVGLTLYLSPQVVIRENIEVKQGKYIVDVIHATRNIKSTQTTIPFIKENNFDYADIVSFMGDNAQPIGWVIFVIVTIFVVTAVSNGANLNDGMDGMAAGNSAIIGLTLGILAYVSSHLKFASYLNIMYIPGCEELVIFICAFIGALIGFLWYNAYPAQVFMGDTGSLTIGGIIAVFAIIIHKELLIPILCGVFLCENLSVILQVRYFKRGKKKGVRQRIFKRTPIHDHFRTTLAQLEPGCTYKFTKPANVYHESKITIRFWIVTILLAAITIITLKIR from the coding sequence ATGTTATACTATCTATTTGAATATCTTCATAAATACGGCTTCCCCGGAGCAGGTGTATTCGGTTACATTTCTTTCCGGGCTTTGATGGCGCTAATCTTATCGCTGCTCATCTCAACCATTTACGGTAATAAATTTATCGATGCACTGAAACGCAAACAGATTTCAGAAACACAAAGAGATGCAAGTATCGATCCTTTTAATGTAGGAAAAGTAGGAGTACCCAGTATGGGAGGTGTCATTATTATTGTGGCTATATTGGTTCCTTGCCTCCTGTTGGGCAGATTGGGGAATGTATATATGCTCCTGATGCTGGTGACCACAATTTGGCTTGGCACACTTGGCTTTCTGGACGATTATATCAAGATATTCAAGAAAGATAAAGAAGGACTTCACGGAAAGTTCAAAATTATCGGCCAGGTGGGTCTTGGACTAATCGTTGGACTGACATTGTACTTAAGCCCGCAAGTGGTAATCCGTGAAAACATTGAAGTAAAGCAGGGAAAATACATTGTGGATGTAATACATGCCACCAGAAATATCAAATCAACCCAGACAACCATCCCTTTTATTAAGGAAAACAACTTTGATTATGCCGATATTGTCTCTTTCATGGGAGATAATGCACAGCCGATTGGATGGGTTATTTTTGTAATTGTTACCATCTTTGTGGTTACTGCCGTTTCAAACGGGGCTAACCTGAACGACGGAATGGACGGAATGGCCGCAGGAAACTCAGCAATAATCGGACTTACATTAGGGATACTAGCCTATGTCTCGAGTCACCTCAAGTTTGCCAGTTACCTGAACATCATGTATATTCCCGGATGCGAGGAACTGGTAATCTTCATTTGCGCATTTATTGGTGCACTAATTGGGTTCCTTTGGTATAATGCTTACCCGGCTCAGGTTTTCATGGGAGATACCGGCAGTCTTACCATTGGAGGTATCATTGCCGTATTTGCAATCATAATACACAAGGAGTTACTTATTCCTATATTGTGCGGTGTGTTCCTGTGCGAAAATCTTTCAGTTATTCTTCAGGTTCGTTATTTCAAAAGAGGAAAAAAGAAAGGGGTGCGACAGCGGATTTTCAAGCGAACCCCCATTCACGACCATTTCCGTACAACTCTGGCACAGCTTGAGCCGGGTTGTACCTACAAATTTACCAAGCCGGCCAATGTATATCACGAGTCTAAGATTACCATCCGATTTTGGATTGTAACCATATTGTTGGCTGCCATTACAATTATAACTTTAAAGATAAGATAA
- the murD gene encoding UDP-N-acetylmuramoyl-L-alanine--D-glutamate ligase produces MPKRIVILGAGESGAGAAVLAKKQGFDVFVSDMSVIKDQYKELLNSRGIEWEEGHHTEELILNADEIIKSPGIPNDAPLLLKLQEKGTPIISEIEFAGRYTNAKMICITGSNGKTTTTSLIYHIFKKAGLNVGLAGNIGQSLALQVAECNHDYYVIELSSFQLDNMYNFRANIAILMNITPDHLDRYDHNMQNYIDSKFRITQNQTDEDAFIFWNDDPIIQEELKKHGIHAHLYPFSIDKEEGVKAYVDQDKVVFSDPIAFNMEQEELSLTGTHNLYNSMAAGISANLAGIRKEYIREALSDFKEVEHRLEKVARVRGIDFINDSKATNVNSCWYALESMKTKVVLILGGKDKGNDYTEIEQLVKEKVSALVFLGVDNSKLHAFFDGKVEKIADARSMKEAVDLAYNLAQKGETVLLSPCCASFDLFKSYEDRGRQFKECVRNL; encoded by the coding sequence ATGCCTAAAAGAATTGTCATATTAGGAGCAGGTGAAAGCGGAGCTGGTGCTGCCGTTCTTGCCAAGAAACAAGGATTCGATGTTTTTGTATCGGATATGTCTGTCATTAAAGATCAGTATAAAGAGTTACTCAACTCGAGAGGTATCGAATGGGAAGAGGGACACCATACTGAAGAGCTTATTCTGAATGCTGATGAGATAATTAAAAGTCCAGGGATTCCTAATGATGCACCGTTACTTTTAAAACTGCAGGAAAAAGGAACTCCTATCATCTCAGAGATTGAATTTGCTGGAAGATATACCAATGCAAAGATGATCTGTATCACAGGTAGCAATGGAAAAACCACCACTACCTCTTTGATTTACCACATCTTTAAAAAAGCCGGATTGAACGTTGGGCTGGCAGGTAATATCGGACAGAGTCTGGCGCTTCAGGTTGCCGAATGCAATCACGACTATTATGTGATTGAGCTTAGCAGTTTCCAGTTGGATAATATGTACAATTTCCGTGCAAATATCGCCATCCTGATGAACATAACGCCCGACCATCTGGACCGTTACGACCATAACATGCAGAACTATATCGATTCCAAGTTCCGCATCACCCAGAATCAGACCGATGAGGATGCTTTCATTTTCTGGAACGACGACCCCATTATTCAGGAAGAGCTGAAAAAACATGGCATCCATGCACACCTCTACCCATTCTCAATTGACAAGGAAGAAGGAGTAAAGGCTTATGTGGATCAGGACAAAGTAGTATTCAGCGACCCTATCGCCTTTAATATGGAGCAGGAGGAACTATCGCTTACAGGAACTCATAACCTGTACAATTCGATGGCTGCAGGTATCTCGGCAAATCTGGCCGGGATAAGAAAAGAATATATTCGTGAGGCACTGAGTGATTTCAAAGAGGTGGAACACCGTCTGGAGAAAGTGGCTCGTGTCCGGGGCATCGATTTCATAAATGACTCGAAAGCTACCAATGTGAATTCATGCTGGTACGCGCTTGAAAGTATGAAAACCAAGGTGGTTCTCATACTGGGAGGAAAAGACAAAGGAAATGACTATACTGAGATAGAACAACTGGTAAAGGAGAAAGTATCAGCTCTAGTCTTCCTTGGTGTGGATAACAGCAAACTTCACGCCTTCTTTGATGGCAAAGTGGAAAAAATTGCAGATGCACGATCGATGAAAGAAGCTGTTGACCTGGCTTATAACCTGGCTCAGAAAGGAGAAACAGTTCTGCTTTCTCCCTGTTGTGCCAGCTTCGACTTGTTTAAAAGCTACGAAGACCGTGGTCGTCAGTTCAAAGAATGCGTTAGAAATTTATAA
- a CDS encoding FtsL-like putative cell division protein, which translates to MSIKSILGGDILANDFFRRQTKLLVLIMVFVIFYISNRYSCQQQLIEIDRLEKELTDIKYDALTRSSELMEKSRQSKIEEYVSTQESELQTATNPPYLIKK; encoded by the coding sequence ATGTCCATTAAAAGCATTCTGGGAGGTGATATTCTGGCTAATGATTTTTTCCGTCGTCAGACTAAATTACTGGTCTTAATCATGGTATTTGTTATCTTCTATATCAGCAACCGCTACTCCTGTCAGCAACAACTAATTGAAATCGACCGGTTGGAGAAAGAGCTGACGGATATAAAGTATGATGCTTTGACTCGTTCTTCCGAACTAATGGAGAAAAGTCGGCAATCAAAGATTGAAGAATATGTTTCCACGCAGGAGAGCGAACTGCAGACAGCCACAAATCCTCCATATTTAATAAAAAAATAA
- a CDS encoding UDP-N-acetylmuramoyl-L-alanyl-D-glutamate--2,6-diaminopimelate ligase, giving the protein MKLDQVLKNIQVIQQIGHTDIELTGINSDSRRIESGHLFVAVRGTQTDGHSYIPTAVEKGAAAILCEELPAQLSENVTYIQVKDTEDAIGKAATAFYGDPTSKLELVGVTGTNGKTTIATLLYNTFRYFGYKVGLLSTVCNYIDDEAVPATHTTPDPISLNELLGRMADAGCKYVFMEVSSHAIAQKRISGLRFAGGIFTNLTRDHLDYHKTVENYLKAKKKFFDDLPKDAFALTNADDKNGMVMLQNTKAKTYNYSLRSLCDFKGRILEAHFEGMLLNFNDKELAVQFIGKFNASNLLAVFGAACLLGKKEEDVLVALSTLHPVAGRFDSLRSPNGYTAIVDYAHTPDALVNVLDSIQEILEGKGKIITVVGAGGNRDKGKRPIMAQESVKRSDRVIITSDNPRNEEPQDIINDMLAGLNTDERRNVITIIDRKEAIRTACMLAQPGDVVLVAGKGHENYQEIKGVKHHFDDKEILREFFGN; this is encoded by the coding sequence ATGAAACTAGACCAGGTATTAAAAAACATTCAGGTGATCCAGCAGATTGGTCACACAGATATAGAGTTAACTGGAATCAATTCTGACTCTAGAAGAATAGAGTCCGGACATCTTTTTGTAGCTGTAAGAGGAACGCAGACTGATGGGCACAGCTATATCCCCACCGCTGTTGAAAAGGGAGCAGCCGCTATCCTCTGCGAAGAGCTGCCTGCACAGTTATCTGAGAATGTTACTTATATTCAGGTAAAAGATACGGAAGATGCTATCGGGAAGGCGGCTACCGCCTTTTATGGCGACCCTACCTCCAAGTTGGAACTTGTAGGGGTGACCGGTACCAACGGTAAAACAACCATTGCGACACTTTTATATAATACTTTCCGTTATTTTGGTTACAAAGTGGGACTACTTTCTACCGTATGCAACTACATTGACGATGAAGCGGTTCCGGCTACTCACACTACCCCCGACCCTATTAGCCTAAATGAACTGTTGGGCAGAATGGCTGATGCAGGTTGCAAATATGTATTTATGGAGGTGAGCTCACATGCCATTGCACAAAAAAGGATTAGCGGACTACGTTTTGCTGGTGGTATTTTCACTAACCTGACTCGCGACCATCTGGATTATCATAAAACAGTAGAGAATTATCTCAAGGCCAAGAAAAAGTTCTTCGATGATCTGCCCAAAGATGCTTTTGCTCTCACTAATGCAGACGACAAGAACGGCATGGTAATGTTACAAAATACAAAAGCAAAAACATACAATTATTCTTTAAGAAGCCTTTGCGATTTCAAAGGTCGCATCCTCGAAGCACACTTCGAAGGGATGTTGCTTAACTTTAACGACAAGGAGCTTGCAGTACAGTTTATAGGCAAATTCAATGCCTCAAACCTGCTGGCAGTATTCGGGGCAGCCTGTCTGTTGGGCAAGAAAGAGGAAGACGTGCTGGTGGCACTTAGTACCCTCCACCCGGTTGCAGGGCGCTTCGACTCTCTTCGTTCACCCAACGGCTACACCGCTATAGTTGATTATGCTCATACACCTGATGCTTTAGTGAATGTACTCGACTCTATTCAGGAAATACTTGAAGGAAAAGGTAAAATCATTACCGTAGTAGGTGCTGGTGGTAACCGTGATAAGGGAAAACGTCCGATTATGGCTCAGGAATCGGTAAAACGCAGTGACAGAGTTATTATTACCTCCGACAATCCACGCAATGAAGAACCTCAGGATATTATCAATGATATGCTGGCAGGACTGAATACCGATGAACGCCGGAATGTAATCACCATTATCGATCGTAAAGAGGCAATCCGCACCGCCTGCATGCTGGCTCAACCCGGAGACGTTGTACTGGTTGCCGGGAAAGGCCATGAAAACTATCAGGAAATAAAAGGAGTGAAACATCACTTTGACGATAAGGAAATACTTAGAGAGTTTTTCGGGAACTAA
- a CDS encoding RNA polymerase sigma factor has protein sequence MQKDIESAYIKELKSGSRKAFTTLYNLYSARLYGYCYQWTKSHEDSEEVVQDAFVKLWIHRETIHDENTIQYFIFRIVKNQLTDKYRKNLNSPIFEEYIQYNNEMLLSVDNISHHLEYDEFCVLLNKIKKTLPKTQQQVYEYSVCQQKTNKEIAEILCLSEQTVKNQLSLALKVFRQKLGRFGYMYLLITLVLS, from the coding sequence ATGCAAAAGGATATTGAAAGTGCATATATTAAGGAATTAAAGAGTGGCTCACGAAAAGCATTCACTACTTTATATAATCTGTATAGTGCCCGATTATATGGATATTGTTATCAATGGACTAAATCGCACGAAGATTCGGAAGAAGTTGTTCAAGATGCGTTTGTAAAACTTTGGATACATAGGGAAACAATCCATGATGAAAATACGATTCAATATTTTATTTTTCGTATTGTCAAGAATCAGTTAACTGATAAGTATCGAAAGAATCTTAATTCACCAATCTTTGAAGAGTATATACAATATAATAACGAAATGCTTCTGTCAGTAGACAATATCTCTCACCACTTGGAGTACGATGAGTTTTGTGTTTTGTTGAATAAGATAAAGAAAACTTTGCCTAAAACACAGCAGCAGGTTTATGAATATAGTGTATGCCAACAAAAAACAAATAAAGAGATTGCAGAAATATTGTGTTTGAGCGAACAGACTGTAAAGAACCAACTGTCACTTGCTCTCAAGGTTTTTAGGCAGAAACTAGGCAGATTTGGATATATGTATTTACTAATAACCCTCGTGTTAAGTTAA
- a CDS encoding FtsW/RodA/SpoVE family cell cycle protein gives MDLLKNLFKGDKVIWIIFLFLCVISIIEVFSAASTLTYKSGDHWGPITQHTIILLVGALVVWITHKVNYRYFQVIPLFLVPISAILLAVVSVTGLISGSYTNGAARWMSLFGLQFQPSELAKMAVIVAVSSILARNQEEDGSNYRAFKYIMIITGVICMLIAPENLSTAGLLFGVVFLMMIIGKIPFKALASLIGVLAAGVLFMGLILMIVPKDSNLPFLHRMSTWKARVVGFTKPKEDVPAAKFDIDKDAQIAHANIAIATSNIIGKMPGNSVERDFLSQAFSDFIFAIIIEELGLLGGGFVVILYIWLLIRAGRIARKAKGNFAMFLVMGIALMLVSQAIINMCVAVGLFPVTGQPLPLISKGGTSTLINCVYVGMILSVSRYTAKLEDNEKLLNSKTDDTTINKEEIIAEESLA, from the coding sequence ATGGATCTGTTAAAGAACTTATTCAAAGGAGACAAAGTAATATGGATTATTTTCCTGTTCCTTTGTGTGATCTCCATCATTGAGGTCTTCAGTGCAGCAAGTACATTGACCTACAAAAGCGGAGATCACTGGGGACCTATTACCCAACACACCATTATTTTGCTGGTGGGTGCATTGGTCGTATGGATCACCCATAAAGTTAATTACAGATATTTTCAGGTAATACCCCTCTTTTTGGTGCCGATTTCAGCCATCTTGCTGGCGGTTGTTTCGGTTACCGGACTTATTTCCGGAAGCTATACTAACGGTGCTGCCCGCTGGATGAGTTTGTTTGGACTTCAGTTTCAACCTTCCGAGTTGGCTAAAATGGCAGTAATCGTTGCTGTATCTTCCATACTGGCTCGTAATCAGGAAGAAGACGGATCTAACTACAGAGCATTTAAATATATAATGATAATAACCGGAGTAATATGTATGCTGATTGCTCCTGAAAATCTTTCAACAGCAGGCTTGCTTTTCGGCGTTGTCTTCCTGATGATGATCATCGGCAAGATTCCTTTCAAGGCATTGGCTTCACTGATTGGAGTGCTTGCGGCCGGAGTTCTTTTTATGGGACTAATTCTGATGATTGTCCCTAAAGATTCCAATCTGCCATTTCTCCACCGTATGAGTACCTGGAAGGCACGTGTTGTTGGATTTACAAAACCCAAAGAAGATGTTCCGGCAGCTAAATTCGATATTGACAAAGATGCGCAGATAGCTCATGCAAACATTGCCATTGCAACCAGTAACATCATCGGGAAAATGCCAGGAAACAGTGTAGAGCGTGATTTCCTTTCACAAGCATTCTCAGACTTTATCTTTGCTATCATTATTGAAGAACTAGGATTATTGGGAGGCGGATTTGTAGTGATTCTCTATATATGGCTGCTTATACGGGCTGGTAGAATAGCCCGAAAGGCTAAAGGAAATTTTGCCATGTTCCTTGTTATGGGTATTGCATTGATGCTGGTATCACAGGCTATTATCAACATGTGCGTGGCAGTAGGGCTGTTTCCTGTTACCGGACAACCACTCCCGCTAATCAGTAAAGGAGGTACTTCAACACTGATCAATTGCGTGTATGTAGGTATGATTCTGAGTGTAAGCCGGTATACCGCCAAATTGGAAGATAACGAAAAACTGCTTAATAGCAAGACGGATGATACAACTATAAATAAAGAAGAGATTATTGCCGAAGAAAGTTTGGCATAA